Proteins encoded by one window of Chthonomonadales bacterium:
- a CDS encoding ABC transporter ATP-binding protein, with amino-acid sequence MTPQPSPRRGVFRRLLPYLRPHWRRIALGLFLLLLAIPAGAFHPLVWAFIVDDVIGHRRVGLLLPAIGVMLAVQAIGTLLEAYRSNLLEKVGQRLVFDLRNEVYAKLQGQSLAYLHESRTGDLVARTMNDIDVLQEVAVQGTDSIIANVLSFAYVAGILIWLNWRLGLATLLPIGLVFLLTRRFNVRVKRLYREARDRLGAVGARLQENLTGMVVIKAFAGEAREEERFRAVTREYLATNFRAINARTTFFPTVRLVGFLSNVLSVGYGAWLVLQGTFTVGGLVAYRGYWWPLFMPINQLATINEMLQRAEAAGSRVFEVLDAEETVRDAPDAAPVEHIEGSVTFRGVSFSYGRRPVLRDVDFEVAPGEMVALVGPSGAGKTTVLNLIPRFYDPTQGRILVDGRDIAGLRQRDLRRHLAMVLQDTFLFNGTVLENIRYGNQDADMADVEAAVRAANATDFIAEMPRGFDTEIGERGVKLSGGQRQRLSIARAFLANPRILILDEPTSSVEPESEAIITQALERLMRGRTTFVTSHRFSLARGADRILVFDQGEIVEEGPHRALIAAGGLYAAMYRQQMGETVP; translated from the coding sequence GTGACCCCGCAACCCTCGCCGCGCCGCGGCGTCTTCCGCCGCCTGCTTCCCTATCTGCGCCCGCACTGGCGGAGGATCGCCCTCGGCCTCTTTCTCCTGCTCCTCGCCATCCCGGCCGGTGCGTTCCATCCGCTCGTGTGGGCCTTCATTGTCGACGACGTGATCGGCCACCGCCGCGTGGGCCTTCTGCTACCGGCGATCGGCGTGATGCTGGCGGTGCAGGCGATCGGCACCCTGCTTGAGGCCTACCGAAGCAACCTGCTCGAGAAAGTTGGCCAGCGGCTCGTGTTCGACCTGCGCAACGAGGTGTACGCAAAGCTTCAGGGCCAGTCGCTCGCCTACCTGCACGAGAGCCGCACTGGTGACCTGGTGGCGCGCACGATGAACGACATCGACGTGCTCCAGGAGGTCGCGGTCCAGGGCACCGACTCCATCATCGCGAACGTGCTCAGCTTTGCTTACGTCGCCGGCATCCTGATCTGGCTCAACTGGCGGCTGGGCCTGGCGACGCTTCTGCCGATCGGTCTCGTCTTCCTCCTCACCCGCCGGTTCAACGTGCGCGTTAAGCGCCTCTACCGCGAGGCGCGCGACCGGCTCGGCGCGGTCGGCGCGCGCCTCCAGGAGAACCTGACCGGCATGGTCGTCATCAAGGCCTTCGCCGGGGAGGCGCGCGAGGAGGAGCGCTTCCGCGCCGTGACGCGCGAGTACCTGGCCACCAACTTCCGCGCCATCAACGCGCGCACAACGTTCTTCCCAACGGTGCGGCTCGTGGGATTCCTTTCGAACGTCCTCTCCGTGGGCTATGGCGCCTGGCTCGTGCTGCAGGGTACGTTCACGGTGGGCGGCCTAGTTGCCTATCGGGGCTACTGGTGGCCGCTCTTCATGCCCATCAACCAGCTTGCCACCATCAACGAGATGCTCCAGCGCGCCGAGGCCGCCGGCAGTCGCGTGTTCGAGGTGCTTGACGCCGAGGAGACGGTGCGCGACGCGCCCGACGCCGCGCCAGTCGAGCACATCGAGGGCAGCGTGACCTTCCGCGGCGTCTCCTTCTCCTACGGGCGGCGGCCGGTGCTGCGCGACGTGGACTTCGAGGTGGCGCCCGGCGAGATGGTCGCGCTGGTGGGCCCAAGCGGCGCCGGCAAGACCACCGTGCTCAACCTGATCCCGCGCTTCTACGACCCCACGCAAGGCCGCATCCTGGTGGATGGGCGCGACATCGCCGGTCTTCGGCAGCGCGATCTACGCCGGCACCTGGCGATGGTGCTGCAGGATACCTTCTTGTTCAACGGAACCGTGCTCGAGAACATCCGTTATGGCAACCAGGACGCCGACATGGCCGACGTCGAGGCCGCCGTCCGCGCCGCCAACGCCACCGACTTCATTGCCGAGATGCCGCGCGGCTTCGACACCGAGATTGGCGAGCGTGGCGTCAAGCTCAGCGGCGGGCAGCGTCAGCGCCTGTCCATCGCGCGCGCGTTCCTCGCCAACCCCCGGATACTCATCCTGGACGAGCCGACCTCCAGCGTCGAGCCCGAGTCGGAGGCCATCATCACCCAGGCGCTCGAGCGGCTGATGCGCGGGCGCACCACGTTCGTCACCTCGCACCGGTTCTCGCTCGCGCGGGGCGCCGACCGCATCCTGGTGTTCGACCAGGGCGAGATCGTGGAGGAGGGGCCGCACCGCGCGCTGATCGCGGCGGGCGGCCTCTACGCGGCCATGTACCGCCAGCAAATGGGCGAGACCGTCCCGTGA